The proteins below come from a single Vanacampus margaritifer isolate UIUO_Vmar chromosome 10, RoL_Vmar_1.0, whole genome shotgun sequence genomic window:
- the nudt22 gene encoding uridine diphosphate glucose pyrophosphatase NUDT22 isoform X1, translating into MMDPEVSLLLHCAAWRGLRQSQVQVELSERYNRQTDAALQRHIEEVWTARVSKEPWLFDGAKFRLHSFHDAQLSSCTPSLQNGDSTNHHVSAPLLTLRVGLTSYKDYLGTNWSSRAAELRRRGEAELGSSQALLAQPLGVGGVVCTGDGQVVFIRRSQEVAEAGGKLDLPGGHPEPKVVCERLGETKIDVNLLEKSPQAVVAELFSSICAEIRDEVNIPLSSLGEPLLMGVALNHTSAGRPSAEFYISCSLSSEEVRELYLKGGAEANESTDIVFLSRAETLQLDRRSALWLELCPAAKGAIILFQTVNPEQS; encoded by the exons ATGATGGACCCTGAGGTTTCGTTATTACTGCACTGTGCAGCCTGGCGGGGCCTGCGACAGTCCCAAGTGCAGGTGGAGCTGTCTGAAAG GTATAACCGTCAGACGGATGCCGCTCTTCAACGTCACATCGAGGAGGTGTGGACGGCGCGGGTGTCAAAGGAGCCGTGGCTTTTCGACGGCGCCAAATTCCGGCTGCACTCTTTCCACGACGCTCAACTCTCATCATGCACTCCATCATTGCAAAACGGCGACTCTACAAATCATCACGTAAGCGCACCGCTGCTCACCTTGAGGGTCGGCCTCACCTCTTACAAGGACTACCTGGGCACCAATTGGTCGTCCCGGGCGGCGGAGCTCCGCAGACGCGGGGAAGCCGAGTTAGGCAGCAGCCAGGCGCTGCTGGCCCAACCTTTGGGAGTGGGCGGCGTCGTGTGCACGGGCGACGGGCAGGTGGTGTTCATCAGGAGGAGCCAGGAGGTGGCTGAGGCAGGCGGCAAGCTGGACCTTCCCGGCGGGCACCCGGAACCCAAG GTGGTGTGCGAGCGTCTTGGTGAGACGAAGATCGACGTGAACCTGCTGGAGAAGAGTCCGCAGGCTGTCGTCGCAGAGCTTTTCTCGTCTATTTGCGCTGAGATCAGAGACGAG GTTAACATTCCCTTGAGTTCTCTCGGAGAGCCGCTGCTGATGGGCGTGGCCTTAAATCACACCAGTGCCGGACGTCCAAGTGCTGAGTTCTACATCAG TTGCTCGCTGTCGTCAGAAGAAGTCCGAGAGTTGTACTTGAAAGGAGGCGCGGAGGCCAACGAGTCCACAGACATCGTCTTCCTCAGCCGAGCG GAGACGTTGCAGCTGGACCGAAGAAGCGCTCTGTGGTTGGAGCTGTGTCCCGCCGCCAAGGGAGCCATCATTCTTTTCCAGACCGTGAATCCTGAACAGTCCTGA
- the nudt22 gene encoding uridine diphosphate glucose pyrophosphatase NUDT22 isoform X2, protein MMDPEVSLLLHCAAWRGLRQSQVQVELSERYNRQTDAALQRHIEEVWTARVSKEPWLFDGAKFRLHSFHDAQLSSCTPSLQNGDSTNHHVSAPLLTLRVGLTSYKDYLGTNWSSRAAELRRRGEAELGSSQALLAQPLGVGGVVCTGDGQVVFIRRSQEVAEAGGKLDLPGGHPEPKVVCERLGETKIDVNLLEKSPQAVVAELFSSICAEIRDEVNIPLSSLGEPLLMGVALNHTSAGRPSAEFYISLRCPRA, encoded by the exons ATGATGGACCCTGAGGTTTCGTTATTACTGCACTGTGCAGCCTGGCGGGGCCTGCGACAGTCCCAAGTGCAGGTGGAGCTGTCTGAAAG GTATAACCGTCAGACGGATGCCGCTCTTCAACGTCACATCGAGGAGGTGTGGACGGCGCGGGTGTCAAAGGAGCCGTGGCTTTTCGACGGCGCCAAATTCCGGCTGCACTCTTTCCACGACGCTCAACTCTCATCATGCACTCCATCATTGCAAAACGGCGACTCTACAAATCATCACGTAAGCGCACCGCTGCTCACCTTGAGGGTCGGCCTCACCTCTTACAAGGACTACCTGGGCACCAATTGGTCGTCCCGGGCGGCGGAGCTCCGCAGACGCGGGGAAGCCGAGTTAGGCAGCAGCCAGGCGCTGCTGGCCCAACCTTTGGGAGTGGGCGGCGTCGTGTGCACGGGCGACGGGCAGGTGGTGTTCATCAGGAGGAGCCAGGAGGTGGCTGAGGCAGGCGGCAAGCTGGACCTTCCCGGCGGGCACCCGGAACCCAAG GTGGTGTGCGAGCGTCTTGGTGAGACGAAGATCGACGTGAACCTGCTGGAGAAGAGTCCGCAGGCTGTCGTCGCAGAGCTTTTCTCGTCTATTTGCGCTGAGATCAGAGACGAG GTTAACATTCCCTTGAGTTCTCTCGGAGAGCCGCTGCTGATGGGCGTGGCCTTAAATCACACCAGTGCCGGACGTCCAAGTGCTGAGTTCTACATCAG TCTTCGCTGTCCTCGAGCATGA
- the hs6st2 gene encoding heparan-sulfate 6-O-sulfotransferase 2 isoform X2 codes for MDDKSSSHHRLLVVLLMALIFGVIMIQYVCPSRTECQMLHQLGSWLHMAGTADSPNGGGGDFQEKRDPYIAEDGAMVRFIPRFNFTKADLNRAVDFNIKGDDVIVFLHIQKTGGTTFGRHLVRNIQLERPCECHAGQKKCTCFRPGKKETWLFSRFSTGWSCGLHADWTELTRCVPSRMDSREVPKTMQRNYYYITILRDPVSRYLSEWRHVQRGATWKASLHVCDGRSPTSSELPSCYPGDDWSGCSLQEFTDCPYNLANNRQTRMLADLSLVGCYNVSAMSEDERWAVLLESAKRNLRGMAFYGLTEYQRKTQYLFERTFHLAFIAPFTQLNGTRASGVDVPAETQRRIRQLNRWDVELYEYARDLFLQRFQFARQQERRQARERRQQERRRLRGRLATKQGRQQKTTRAPPAIENHLQVTQSQERAEDDESVDSDGLLPDWWEMDESGTLEDYMDNVEQWK; via the exons ATGGATGACAAGTCCAGCAGCCACCACAGACTCCTGGTGGTCCTGCTCATGGCATTGATCTTCGGCGTCATCATGATCCAGTACGTGTGTCCGAGCAGGACCGAGTGCCAGATGCTCCACCAGTTGGGGTCCTGGCTCCACATGGCCGGCACGGCGGATTCCCcgaatggtggtggtggtgactTCCAAGAGAAACGGGATCCATACATCGCAGAAGATGGAGCCATGGTGCGCTTTATCCCCCGTTTTAACTTCACCAAGGCGGACCTGAACCGCGCCGTGGACTTCAACATAAAGGGAGATGACGTCATAGTGTTCCTGCACATCCAGAAGACGGGCGGCACCACGTTCGGCCGACACCTGGTGCGGAACATCCAGCTGGAGAGGCCGTGTGAGTGCCACGCCGGCCAGAAGAAGTGCACCTGCTTCCGGCCGGGCAAGAAGGAGACGTGGCTCTTCTCCAGGTTCTCCACTGGCTGGAGCTGCGGCCTCCACGCCGACTGGACCGAGCTGACACGCTGCGTCCCGTCGCGGATGGACTCTCGGGAGGTGCCCAAGACCATGCAGAG GAACTATTACTACATAACCATCCTAAGAGACCCGGTGTCGCGCTACCTGAGCGAGTGGCGTCACGTCCAGCGCGGCGCCACCTGGAAGGCCTCCCTGCACGTGTGCGACGGCCGCTCGCCGACGTCGTCCGAGTTGCCCAGCTGCTACCCGGGCGACGACTGGTCGGGCTGCTCCCTGCAGGAGTTCACCGACTGCCCTTACAACCTGGCCAACAACCGGCAGACGCGCATGCTGGCCGACCTGAGCCTGGTGGGCTGCTACAACGTCTCGGCCATGAGCGAGGACGAGCGCTGGGCCGTGCTCCTGGAGAGCGCCAAGCGGAACCTGCGCGGCATGGCCTTCTACGGCCTGACCGAGTACCAGCGCAAAACCCAGTACCTGTTTGAACGCACCTTCCACTTGGCCTTCATCGCTCCCTTCACGCAGCTCAACGGCACGCGGGCCTCCGGCGTGGACGTCCCCGCCGAAACGCAGCGCCGGATCCGCCAGCTCAACCGCTGGGACGTGGAACTCTACGAGTACGCCCGAGATCTCTTCCTGCAGCGTTTCCAGTTTGCGCGGCAGCAGGAGCGCAGGCAGGCCAGGGAGAGGCGGCAGCAGGAGAGGAGGCGGCTTCGAGGAAGACTCGCCACCAAGCAAGGACGCCAGCAGAAGACCACCCGAGCTCCCCCTGCGATTGAAAATCACCTGCAAGTTACACAGTCCCAAGAACGGGCTGAGGACGATGAGAGTGTGGATTCTGATGGGCTCCTGCCAGACTGGTGGGAAATGGATGAAAGCGGCACCTTGGAGGACTACATGGACAATGTAGAGCAGTGGAAATAA
- the hs6st2 gene encoding heparan-sulfate 6-O-sulfotransferase 2 isoform X1: MDDKSSSHHRLLVVLLMALIFGVIMIQYVCPSRTECQMLHQLGSWLHMAGTADSPNGGGGDFQEKRDPYIAEDGAMVRFIPRFNFTKADLNRAVDFNIKGDDVIVFLHIQKTGGTTFGRHLVRNIQLERPCECHAGQKKCTCFRPGKKETWLFSRFSTGWSCGLHADWTELTRCVPSRMDSREVPKTMQSRNYYYITILRDPVSRYLSEWRHVQRGATWKASLHVCDGRSPTSSELPSCYPGDDWSGCSLQEFTDCPYNLANNRQTRMLADLSLVGCYNVSAMSEDERWAVLLESAKRNLRGMAFYGLTEYQRKTQYLFERTFHLAFIAPFTQLNGTRASGVDVPAETQRRIRQLNRWDVELYEYARDLFLQRFQFARQQERRQARERRQQERRRLRGRLATKQGRQQKTTRAPPAIENHLQVTQSQERAEDDESVDSDGLLPDWWEMDESGTLEDYMDNVEQWK; encoded by the exons ATGGATGACAAGTCCAGCAGCCACCACAGACTCCTGGTGGTCCTGCTCATGGCATTGATCTTCGGCGTCATCATGATCCAGTACGTGTGTCCGAGCAGGACCGAGTGCCAGATGCTCCACCAGTTGGGGTCCTGGCTCCACATGGCCGGCACGGCGGATTCCCcgaatggtggtggtggtgactTCCAAGAGAAACGGGATCCATACATCGCAGAAGATGGAGCCATGGTGCGCTTTATCCCCCGTTTTAACTTCACCAAGGCGGACCTGAACCGCGCCGTGGACTTCAACATAAAGGGAGATGACGTCATAGTGTTCCTGCACATCCAGAAGACGGGCGGCACCACGTTCGGCCGACACCTGGTGCGGAACATCCAGCTGGAGAGGCCGTGTGAGTGCCACGCCGGCCAGAAGAAGTGCACCTGCTTCCGGCCGGGCAAGAAGGAGACGTGGCTCTTCTCCAGGTTCTCCACTGGCTGGAGCTGCGGCCTCCACGCCGACTGGACCGAGCTGACACGCTGCGTCCCGTCGCGGATGGACTCTCGGGAGGTGCCCAAGACCATGCAGAG TAGGAACTATTACTACATAACCATCCTAAGAGACCCGGTGTCGCGCTACCTGAGCGAGTGGCGTCACGTCCAGCGCGGCGCCACCTGGAAGGCCTCCCTGCACGTGTGCGACGGCCGCTCGCCGACGTCGTCCGAGTTGCCCAGCTGCTACCCGGGCGACGACTGGTCGGGCTGCTCCCTGCAGGAGTTCACCGACTGCCCTTACAACCTGGCCAACAACCGGCAGACGCGCATGCTGGCCGACCTGAGCCTGGTGGGCTGCTACAACGTCTCGGCCATGAGCGAGGACGAGCGCTGGGCCGTGCTCCTGGAGAGCGCCAAGCGGAACCTGCGCGGCATGGCCTTCTACGGCCTGACCGAGTACCAGCGCAAAACCCAGTACCTGTTTGAACGCACCTTCCACTTGGCCTTCATCGCTCCCTTCACGCAGCTCAACGGCACGCGGGCCTCCGGCGTGGACGTCCCCGCCGAAACGCAGCGCCGGATCCGCCAGCTCAACCGCTGGGACGTGGAACTCTACGAGTACGCCCGAGATCTCTTCCTGCAGCGTTTCCAGTTTGCGCGGCAGCAGGAGCGCAGGCAGGCCAGGGAGAGGCGGCAGCAGGAGAGGAGGCGGCTTCGAGGAAGACTCGCCACCAAGCAAGGACGCCAGCAGAAGACCACCCGAGCTCCCCCTGCGATTGAAAATCACCTGCAAGTTACACAGTCCCAAGAACGGGCTGAGGACGATGAGAGTGTGGATTCTGATGGGCTCCTGCCAGACTGGTGGGAAATGGATGAAAGCGGCACCTTGGAGGACTACATGGACAATGTAGAGCAGTGGAAATAA
- the LOC144058878 gene encoding heterogeneous nuclear ribonucleoprotein U-like protein 1 isoform X1: MPVTMKLSDIKKLKVSELRLKLNQAGLDSRGLKIELVERLWSLLDGGGQRGTIHQQDVQQQIEPSPPPVPAGITETPEMVVASSSSQLLSSSSQLLSSSHAEPANVISPYGPTNQTREFADSATQTEAEGVPGCRLPDADECQAEKNESEPPSAEEERGRAFYEFKEEIGYKRAKLPQAPMENDEAKEDDDTLKLHSYDSHLHFQVGPDGDCGQPRFWDSFPLLWSGCRLTHGVSQGRVGFEVRLEKRLSSSQPGSPETDESYGMRIGWSFGQTSLLLGEEAFSFAYDGRARKVTCGREEEFGEPFCEGDIIGCYASFSADGGVQLSFHKNGRFLGVAFSLEPSELGGRALFPHVLCKSCAIGFLLNPTAPPWYPVPPGFTQLALLPAELRCRNVSAPRSRAHSEMLLMVGLPGSGKSHWAKAHIRQHPEKNYKLLSTEELLSCMMSGGARERRLQQAAQCLTQLIKMAAHTPGNYILDQCNTLFSAQRYKLQLFSGFGQRVAVVLFPSADEWKRRLSELQKDGENIPETALLKLQVSCSLPEQLADMLDELRYVELEQEAAQAVLREYKDEARRLLPPVNKPVKPKKYRPKKRLHLHGSSLPHHWIRGNGLNSWNNMPCWSQHVSTDEFRSTRFESMQSEQSLWSCVSQWNVPYDQAAYYCGGCHEGC, encoded by the exons ATGCCAGTAACGATGAAACTATCGGATATTAAGAAGCTCAAAGTGTCCGAGCTGCGATTGAAGCTTAATCAAGCCGGTTTGGACAGCCGAGGGCTGAAGATAGAGCTTGTGGAACGTTTGTGGTCTTTACTGGATGGCGGCGGCCAAAGAGGGACCATACACCAACAGGACGTTCAACAACAAA TTGAACCCTCTCCCCCACCGGTGCCAGCCGGTATCACCGAGACCCCAGAAATGGTGGTGGCCTCTTCTTCCTCCCAACTTTTGTCCTCTTCCTCCCAACTTTTGTCCTCTTCCCACGCGGAGCCAGCCAATGTCATCTCACCTTACGGACCGACGAACCAGACCAGAGAATTCGCCGACTCCGCCACGCAGACGGAGGCTGAAGGCGTCCCGGGGTGTCGGTTGCCCGATGCTGATGAATGTCAAGCCGAGAAGAACGAATCGGAGCCGCCGTCGGCAGAGGAGGAGCGAGGACGAGCGTTTTATGAGTTTAAGGAGGAGATAGGATATAAAAG AGCAAAACTACCACAAGCTCCAATGGAGAACGATGAAGCAAAAGAGGACGATGATACACTCAAATTGCATTCAT ACGACAGTCACCTGCACTTCCAAGTGGGGCCTGACGGTGACTGCGGCCAGCCGCGATTCTGGGACAGTTTTCCCCTGCTGTGGAGCGGATGCAGGCTCACCCACGGCGTGTCACAAGGCAGGGTGGGCTTCGAGGTGAGGCTGGAGAAGCGGTTGTCCAGCTCTCAGCCGGGCAGCCCGGAGACCGACGAGTCCTACGGGATGCGAATAGGTTGGTCTTTTGGCCAGACATCACTACTACTGG GAGAAGAAGCCTTTTCTTTCGCTTATGATGGCCGTGCTCGGAAAGTGACATGTGGGAGAGAAGAAGAATTTGGGGAGCCATTTTGTGAAGGAGACATCATCGGTTGTTATGCT TCTTTCTCCGCGGATGGCGGCGTTCAGCTGTCCTTCCACAAAAATGGCCGTTTTCTGGGCGTGGCCTTTTCCCTGGAACCCTCGGAGCTTGGAGGCCGTGCTCTGTTCCCTCACGTGCTCTGTAAGAGCTGTGCGATTGGCTTCCTCTTGAACCCCACGGCTCCCCCCTGGTACCCCGTTCCTCCGGGCTTCACCCAACTGGCGCTGCTCCCCGCTGAGCTGAGGTGTCGCAATGTGTCTGCGCCAAGATCCCGAGCGCACAGTGAG ATGCTGTTGATGGTGGGCCTTCCTGGTTCCGGTAAGAGCCACTGGGCCAAAGCTCACATACGGCAACATCCGGAGAAAAACTACAAGCTGCTGAGCACCGAGGAGCTCCTCTCATGCATGATG AGCGGGGGAGCGAGGGAGCGCCGGCTGCAGCAGGCCGCCCAATGTCTGACCCAGTtaatcaaaatggccgctcacACGCCAGGCAACTACATCCTGGACCAG tgcaaTACTCTCTTCTCTGCGCAACGTTACAAGCTGCAACTATTTTCCGGCTTCGGGCAGCGCGTGGCGGTGGTCCTTTTCCCCTCAGCGGACGAGTGGAAAAGACGACTGTCGGAGCTCCAAAAGGACGGCGAGAACATTCCCGAGACCGCCCTGCTCAAACTCCAAG TCAGCTGCAGCCTTCCTGAGCAGCTCGCCGACATGTTGGACGAGTTGCGCTACGTGGAACTGGAGCAGGAAGCGGCGCAGGCGGTGCTGCGGGAGTATAAAGATGAGGCTCGGCGGCTGCTGCCGCCCGTTAACAAACCGGTGAAACCGAAGAAGTATCGGCCGAAGAAAAGACTGCACCTGCATGGGTCTTCTCTACCTCATCACTGGATCAGGGGAAACGGCTTGAACA GCTGGAATAACATGCCGTGTTGGAGCCAGCATGTAAGTACGGATGAATTTCGCAGCACCAGATTTGAGAGCATGCAATCGGAACAGAGTTTGTGGTCTTGCGTTTCGCAGTGGAATGTGCCTTACGACCAAGCCGCGTACTACTGCGGTGGCTGCCATGAGGGCTGCTGA
- the LOC144059567 gene encoding transmembrane protein 179 — translation MELDRRLLLAHCAAHALSMAAGLLVVVPMALNGSAFKGRCALFSSGYWRTEGPGPEPGEREAGGVAHLVVQQWGPPAACQFATFVGIFTVLYGAAQGWRCLFYLHGRHDDTLFSSFLTVLLSVCMLFLSGGASAILSLGLASWCDTVTNNDTQSFSCAASQSVPLYLDVDTSSFYTELSLARASLWFVTLLWLLQSTLAFMRLYHSHNGPCLLREKELLLRDAPFEGSPSTPPYSLETPTIMV, via the exons ATGGAGCTGGACCGGCGGCTGTTGCTGGCTCACTGCGCCGCTCACGCCCTCTCCATGGCGGCGGGCTTGCTGGTGGTCGTTCCGATGGCCCTCAACGGCTCCGCGTTCAAAGGCCGCTGCGCGCTTTTCTCCAGCGGCTACTGGAGGACCGAAGGGCCGGGGCCGGAGCCCGGCGAGCGGGAGGCAGGGGGCGTCGCCCACCTGGTGGTGCAGCAGTGGGGCCCGCCGGCGGCCTGCCAGTTCGCCACCTTCGTGGGTATTTTCACGGTGCTGTACGGGGCCGCGCAGGGCTGGAGGTGCCTCTTCTACCTCCACGGACGACATGACGA CACTTTGTTTTCATCCTTCCTGACGGTGCTGCTGAGTGTGTGTATGCTGTTCTTGTCGGGCGGCGCCAGCGCCATCTTGTCCCTGGGACTCGCCTCCTGGTGCGACACTGTGACCAATAACGACACGCAATCCTTCAG cTGTGCGGCGTCCCAGTCGGTCCCGCTTTATCTGGACGTGGACACGTCGTCCTTCTACACGGAACTCAGTCTGGCGCGG GCTTCGCTGTGGTTCGTGACGTTGCTGTGGCTGCTGCAGTCCACCCTGGCCTTCATGCGTCTGTACCACTCGCACAACGGGCCGTGCCTCCTGCGGGAAAAGGAGCTTCTTCTTCGGGACGCGCCGTTCGAAGGCTCCCCATCCACCCCGCCGTATTCCCTAGAAACCCCCACCATCATGGTCTAG
- the LOC144058878 gene encoding heterogeneous nuclear ribonucleoprotein U-like protein 1 isoform X2 codes for MPVTMKLSDIKKLKVSELRLKLNQAGLDSRGLKIELVERLWSLLDGGGQRGTIHQQDVQQQIEPSPPPVPAGITETPEMVVASSSSQLLSSSSQLLSSSHAEPANVISPYGPTNQTREFADSATQTEAEGVPGCRLPDADECQAEKNESEPPSAEEERGRAFYEFKEEIGYKRAKLPQAPMENDEAKEDDDTLKLHSYDSHLHFQVGPDGDCGQPRFWDSFPLLWSGCRLTHGVSQGRVGFEVRLEKRLSSSQPGSPETDESYGMRIGWSFGQTSLLLGEEAFSFAYDGRARKVTCGREEEFGEPFCEGDIIGCYASFSADGGVQLSFHKNGRFLGVAFSLEPSELGGRALFPHVLCKSCAIGFLLNPTAPPWYPVPPGFTQLALLPAELRCRNVSAPRSRAHSEMLLMVGLPGSGKSHWAKAHIRQHPEKNYKLLSTEELLSCMMSGGARERRLQQAAQCLTQLIKMAAHTPGNYILDQCNTLFSAQRYKLQLFSGFGQRVAVVLFPSADEWKRRLSELQKDGENIPETALLKLQVSCSLPEQLADMLDELRYVELEQEAAQAVLREYKDEARRLLPPVNKPVKPKKYRPKKRLHLHGSSLPHHWIRGNGLNSWNNMPCWSQHWNVPYDQAAYYCGGCHEGC; via the exons ATGCCAGTAACGATGAAACTATCGGATATTAAGAAGCTCAAAGTGTCCGAGCTGCGATTGAAGCTTAATCAAGCCGGTTTGGACAGCCGAGGGCTGAAGATAGAGCTTGTGGAACGTTTGTGGTCTTTACTGGATGGCGGCGGCCAAAGAGGGACCATACACCAACAGGACGTTCAACAACAAA TTGAACCCTCTCCCCCACCGGTGCCAGCCGGTATCACCGAGACCCCAGAAATGGTGGTGGCCTCTTCTTCCTCCCAACTTTTGTCCTCTTCCTCCCAACTTTTGTCCTCTTCCCACGCGGAGCCAGCCAATGTCATCTCACCTTACGGACCGACGAACCAGACCAGAGAATTCGCCGACTCCGCCACGCAGACGGAGGCTGAAGGCGTCCCGGGGTGTCGGTTGCCCGATGCTGATGAATGTCAAGCCGAGAAGAACGAATCGGAGCCGCCGTCGGCAGAGGAGGAGCGAGGACGAGCGTTTTATGAGTTTAAGGAGGAGATAGGATATAAAAG AGCAAAACTACCACAAGCTCCAATGGAGAACGATGAAGCAAAAGAGGACGATGATACACTCAAATTGCATTCAT ACGACAGTCACCTGCACTTCCAAGTGGGGCCTGACGGTGACTGCGGCCAGCCGCGATTCTGGGACAGTTTTCCCCTGCTGTGGAGCGGATGCAGGCTCACCCACGGCGTGTCACAAGGCAGGGTGGGCTTCGAGGTGAGGCTGGAGAAGCGGTTGTCCAGCTCTCAGCCGGGCAGCCCGGAGACCGACGAGTCCTACGGGATGCGAATAGGTTGGTCTTTTGGCCAGACATCACTACTACTGG GAGAAGAAGCCTTTTCTTTCGCTTATGATGGCCGTGCTCGGAAAGTGACATGTGGGAGAGAAGAAGAATTTGGGGAGCCATTTTGTGAAGGAGACATCATCGGTTGTTATGCT TCTTTCTCCGCGGATGGCGGCGTTCAGCTGTCCTTCCACAAAAATGGCCGTTTTCTGGGCGTGGCCTTTTCCCTGGAACCCTCGGAGCTTGGAGGCCGTGCTCTGTTCCCTCACGTGCTCTGTAAGAGCTGTGCGATTGGCTTCCTCTTGAACCCCACGGCTCCCCCCTGGTACCCCGTTCCTCCGGGCTTCACCCAACTGGCGCTGCTCCCCGCTGAGCTGAGGTGTCGCAATGTGTCTGCGCCAAGATCCCGAGCGCACAGTGAG ATGCTGTTGATGGTGGGCCTTCCTGGTTCCGGTAAGAGCCACTGGGCCAAAGCTCACATACGGCAACATCCGGAGAAAAACTACAAGCTGCTGAGCACCGAGGAGCTCCTCTCATGCATGATG AGCGGGGGAGCGAGGGAGCGCCGGCTGCAGCAGGCCGCCCAATGTCTGACCCAGTtaatcaaaatggccgctcacACGCCAGGCAACTACATCCTGGACCAG tgcaaTACTCTCTTCTCTGCGCAACGTTACAAGCTGCAACTATTTTCCGGCTTCGGGCAGCGCGTGGCGGTGGTCCTTTTCCCCTCAGCGGACGAGTGGAAAAGACGACTGTCGGAGCTCCAAAAGGACGGCGAGAACATTCCCGAGACCGCCCTGCTCAAACTCCAAG TCAGCTGCAGCCTTCCTGAGCAGCTCGCCGACATGTTGGACGAGTTGCGCTACGTGGAACTGGAGCAGGAAGCGGCGCAGGCGGTGCTGCGGGAGTATAAAGATGAGGCTCGGCGGCTGCTGCCGCCCGTTAACAAACCGGTGAAACCGAAGAAGTATCGGCCGAAGAAAAGACTGCACCTGCATGGGTCTTCTCTACCTCATCACTGGATCAGGGGAAACGGCTTGAACA GCTGGAATAACATGCCGTGTTGGAGCCAGCAT TGGAATGTGCCTTACGACCAAGCCGCGTACTACTGCGGTGGCTGCCATGAGGGCTGCTGA